A region of Terriglobia bacterium DNA encodes the following proteins:
- a CDS encoding aspartyl protease family protein codes for MIPRIVLVLCLSAAAWSQVASGGKLADPSSPPPAVSSAAESPLASARALFKKGNYQDAAGAFKAVVEKTPESPEAQAGLIRSLLRAHKVDEAGEAGKKAVAAIGASDLVQAAVGDVAFRAGKLGDAESAYRAAVKADANSARGLYGMGRIYDTVSMHKRARDVFARAHELAPDDDEIYEHWLELLTPAEQLDNEKKRNGDHPSGREGERIKYLTAITQKKPWVMSSELKPMEMKMLPYGRQETGVYDIRRSGPVTISKGYGLQVKFNDRASAVLLLDTGAGGITIGNKLAERAGAVRIAETRIGGIGDQGPVRSYVAWVDKINIGGLEFRNCTVIVSSKNNVADEAGLIGPDVFDKFLITLDFHDWKMNLTPLPRSPTAPDDDMAAQDRYIAPEMQAFTKFYSFGHDLVVPVVVSDKAVANFILDTGSELNVMSPTIAAQVTTASYDGDYEMKGVSGKVQKVMTGKKAILQFAKMRVESHDIPVFSTDSISNSEGTEIAGLIGIRTLVQMKMTIDYRDGLVNLEVYQFKKAQE; via the coding sequence ATGATTCCCCGCATAGTGCTCGTATTGTGTCTTTCTGCCGCTGCCTGGAGTCAAGTTGCCTCTGGTGGCAAGCTGGCCGATCCTTCCTCACCGCCGCCGGCTGTTTCCTCCGCCGCTGAGAGCCCGCTTGCGTCCGCACGGGCTTTGTTCAAAAAGGGCAATTACCAAGATGCCGCCGGCGCATTTAAGGCCGTTGTAGAAAAAACTCCTGAGTCCCCTGAGGCCCAAGCCGGGCTGATTCGCAGCTTGTTGCGCGCCCACAAGGTTGATGAGGCCGGAGAAGCCGGCAAGAAAGCGGTGGCTGCTATTGGCGCGTCGGACCTGGTGCAGGCTGCGGTAGGGGACGTAGCTTTCCGCGCAGGCAAACTCGGCGACGCGGAGTCCGCCTACCGGGCAGCTGTCAAGGCGGATGCGAACTCCGCCCGCGGTTTGTATGGCATGGGCCGCATTTATGACACGGTATCAATGCACAAGCGCGCCAGGGACGTCTTTGCCCGGGCGCACGAACTAGCTCCTGATGACGATGAGATCTACGAGCACTGGCTGGAGCTTCTGACTCCTGCGGAACAGCTCGACAACGAAAAAAAACGGAACGGCGACCATCCTTCCGGTCGGGAAGGCGAGAGGATCAAGTACCTTACTGCCATCACGCAGAAGAAACCTTGGGTGATGTCCAGCGAGCTCAAGCCGATGGAAATGAAAATGTTGCCATACGGCAGACAGGAAACCGGCGTCTATGACATTAGACGCAGCGGGCCGGTGACGATCAGCAAAGGATACGGCCTGCAAGTGAAGTTCAACGATCGCGCATCCGCTGTGCTCCTGCTGGACACGGGAGCCGGCGGCATTACCATTGGGAACAAGCTGGCGGAGCGGGCCGGCGCAGTCAGGATCGCGGAAACCCGTATTGGAGGCATCGGCGATCAGGGTCCGGTACGCAGCTACGTGGCCTGGGTGGACAAGATAAACATCGGCGGCCTGGAATTCCGCAATTGTACAGTCATCGTCTCCAGCAAAAACAATGTGGCGGACGAAGCTGGGCTGATTGGTCCTGATGTTTTTGACAAATTCCTGATTACGCTCGATTTTCACGACTGGAAAATGAACCTCACGCCCTTGCCCAGGAGTCCGACGGCGCCAGACGATGACATGGCCGCGCAGGACCGCTACATCGCTCCTGAGATGCAGGCATTTACCAAGTTCTACAGTTTTGGGCATGACCTGGTAGTTCCCGTGGTTGTCAGCGACAAAGCCGTTGCCAACTTCATCCTGGACACTGGATCAGAGCTCAACGTGATGAGCCCCACAATCGCCGCGCAAGTTACTACGGCTAGTTATGACGGCGACTATGAAATGAAGGGCGTCAGTGGCAAGGTGCAAAAAGTCATGACCGGCAAGAAAGCGATCTTGCAGTTTGCCAAAATGCGGGTTGAGAGCCACGACATACCGGTGTTCTCCACGGACTCCATCAGCAATTCTGAAGGTACGGAGATCGCCGGCCTCATCGGGATCAGGACCCTGGTGCAAATGAAGATGACCATTGACTATCGTGACGGGCTCGTCAATCTTGAGGTGTATCAATTCAAGAAGGCCCAGGAATAG
- a CDS encoding RNA polymerase sigma factor, with product MAGQAILGETVLKQTSVSAAQTPGVIVESLVAEHTLMVFRIAYSILRNHHDAEDAAQECFLKALKSAQRSKDLLAQVRNTKTWLARVAWTTALDRRSRRAVSGDHEVSAEAAVEASGDDFLGHAALEQIPDSAVAPDEQAAGRQMAQLLEKLIAGLPEDLRQPLELSTVQELNSAEIADVMGIPESSVRTRLMRARRLLKEKFSALLEVKNRA from the coding sequence ATGGCTGGGCAGGCAATTCTGGGAGAGACGGTCCTGAAACAGACAAGCGTCAGCGCGGCGCAAACCCCGGGAGTAATCGTGGAATCCCTGGTGGCCGAGCACACGCTGATGGTTTTCCGCATCGCCTACTCCATCCTGCGCAACCATCATGACGCGGAAGATGCCGCGCAGGAATGCTTCCTCAAGGCGCTGAAGTCGGCGCAGCGATCCAAAGATCTCTTAGCGCAAGTGCGCAATACCAAAACGTGGCTGGCGCGCGTCGCCTGGACCACCGCGCTGGACCGCCGTTCGCGACGGGCTGTATCCGGAGACCATGAGGTTTCAGCGGAAGCCGCAGTCGAAGCATCTGGCGATGATTTCTTAGGACACGCGGCGCTGGAACAAATTCCTGACAGCGCGGTGGCGCCTGACGAGCAAGCTGCCGGACGCCAGATGGCGCAACTGCTGGAAAAGCTGATCGCCGGCCTTCCGGAAGATTTGCGCCAGCCGCTGGAGCTTTCCACCGTGCAGGAACTGAATTCGGCGGAGATCGCTGACGTGATGGGCATTCCGGAAAGCTCGGTGCGCACCCGGCTGATGCGCGCGCGCCGCCTGCTGAAAGAGAAGTTTTCCGCATTGCTGGAGGTGAAGAACCGTGCCTGA
- a CDS encoding tyrosine-type recombinase/integrase has product MYRIFKLAKEIGRSLLLNEEAERKLLLFCGPLLRDIIILLRDTGMRPKKELFPMRIENLDWTSRVIFVPDSKTPTGRRFIPMSDRVLDLLMVRCAGRREGWVFPADSASGHITTIDKQFRKARADADLPSGLKLYCSRHDFGTEMLQRTGNLALVMRVMGQTSTKAAMQYQHPDLEHVRTALNAARAKPEQENRVN; this is encoded by the coding sequence ATGTACAGGATCTTCAAACTCGCAAAAGAAATTGGACGCAGTTTGCTCCTCAATGAAGAAGCTGAGCGCAAACTGCTTCTTTTTTGTGGACCGCTGTTGCGCGACATCATTATTTTGCTGCGTGATACAGGAATGCGACCAAAGAAAGAACTGTTTCCAATGCGGATCGAGAATCTGGATTGGACTAGCCGGGTCATTTTTGTTCCTGACAGTAAGACTCCGACCGGGCGCCGGTTCATTCCGATGAGTGATCGGGTGCTGGATCTACTGATGGTGCGATGTGCCGGCAGGCGTGAGGGCTGGGTCTTTCCCGCTGACTCTGCGTCAGGCCACATCACCACCATCGATAAACAGTTCCGAAAAGCACGAGCAGATGCCGATTTGCCATCTGGACTAAAGCTCTACTGTAGCCGTCACGATTTCGGAACAGAGATGCTACAACGCACTGGCAACCTCGCCTTGGTAATGCGAGTCATGGGACAGACCAGCACCAAGGCAGCAATGCAGTATCAACACCCCGACCTGGAACACGTAAGGACGGCGCTGAACGCGGCGCGCGCCAAACCTGAGCAGGAAAATCGGGTCAATTGA
- a CDS encoding RHS repeat protein: MCAHENYLANGRYINLAYDAQKRITQATDISGRTVGYTYDLAGRLSDHRSLCGDWLRVGSVRGRFRVGSSSHC, encoded by the coding sequence ATGTGCGCTCACGAGAATTACCTCGCCAACGGCCGCTACATCAACCTGGCTTATGATGCGCAGAAGCGCATCACCCAGGCGACCGACATTTCCGGACGGACTGTCGGCTACACCTACGACCTGGCAGGCAGGCTCTCGGACCACCGCTCGCTATGCGGCGACTGGTTGCGCGTGGGGTCTGTTCGGGGGCGCTTTCGGGTGGGCAGTTCAAGTCACTGCTGA
- a CDS encoding RHS repeat-associated core domain-containing protein, translating to MAVGFSASAKGRDIKSGGIGQPNLSIDAATNRIQTSPYVFDNAGNMTHDATAAYTFDGANRMTSANSGAATYTYFGPLRIKKAVGGVTTTYVYSGAKPIAEYVGTTISKEYIYVGGQLLATIVGSSITYHHPDHLSNRAETDATGNIVRFFGHFPYGETWYEPTGTDKDKFTSYERDLGAGETGLDYTMFRGYSSGLARFMSADLLGGHLGTPQSLNRYSYALNDPINLVDPTGLDGDHEDAHFTGSGCMYTTDGVLIECWGMDQEGNLSFQDWGDPGISSVSAPPSGGGIPADPCGGGPCGDSSNSGGGDVKGANKQIVCVDKNVLSWIEKAQLDAAETYAKLTGWTFGFGAGLDAAGGIGPGKLNFGVGGSASTVIVADQTGNSGILNSWSIGGAGFKGSSGSRWGAGGALGLTVLTSPNPIDDISGPSFSISAAGGAVLGAGGTITSSGAITGTFGLGAGAEVGIGGQIGPSIFIPFCKK from the coding sequence TTGGCTGTTGGTTTTTCAGCTTCGGCGAAAGGGCGGGATATTAAGTCTGGCGGTATTGGCCAGCCCAATTTGTCCATTGATGCGGCCACCAACCGTATCCAGACCAGCCCCTACGTGTTTGACAACGCTGGCAACATGACTCACGACGCAACGGCAGCCTACACTTTTGACGGTGCCAATCGGATGACTAGCGCCAACAGCGGCGCCGCGACGTATACTTATTTCGGCCCCTTGCGCATCAAGAAGGCCGTCGGCGGGGTCACAACAACGTACGTCTATTCCGGCGCCAAACCCATTGCCGAGTATGTGGGCACGACCATCAGCAAAGAGTACATTTATGTCGGCGGACAACTCCTGGCGACCATTGTCGGCAGCAGCATCACGTATCACCACCCTGATCATCTCTCCAACCGCGCCGAGACCGATGCGACCGGAAACATTGTCCGTTTTTTCGGCCATTTCCCTTACGGCGAAACCTGGTACGAGCCCACGGGGACAGACAAAGACAAGTTCACCAGCTACGAGCGCGATTTGGGCGCCGGCGAGACCGGCCTTGACTACACGATGTTTCGAGGGTATTCATCTGGGTTGGCCCGGTTCATGAGCGCCGATCTCCTAGGCGGGCATCTGGGTACGCCACAGTCGCTCAACCGCTACTCGTATGCCTTAAATGATCCGATCAACCTAGTTGACCCGACGGGTCTGGATGGGGATCACGAAGATGCTCACTTTACTGGATCCGGCTGCATGTATACCACTGACGGAGTGCTTATTGAGTGTTGGGGCATGGATCAGGAGGGCAACCTCAGTTTTCAGGATTGGGGAGATCCTGGGATATCCAGTGTAAGCGCCCCTCCTTCAGGCGGCGGCATTCCTGCGGACCCATGCGGCGGCGGGCCTTGCGGCGATAGCAGCAACTCCGGCGGAGGTGACGTCAAAGGTGCCAATAAGCAGATAGTATGCGTTGATAAGAACGTACTTAGTTGGATCGAAAAGGCACAGTTGGATGCCGCCGAAACTTATGCAAAGCTCACAGGATGGACTTTCGGTTTTGGAGCAGGGTTGGACGCCGCGGGCGGCATAGGACCCGGCAAGCTGAATTTCGGAGTTGGGGGTTCCGCATCGACCGTCATCGTAGCTGATCAGACAGGCAATAGCGGAATACTCAACTCATGGTCAATCGGGGGTGCTGGTTTTAAGGGTTCGAGCGGCTCCCGTTGGGGAGCCGGTGGTGCCCTCGGCCTGACGGTGCTAACCTCGCCTAATCCGATTGATGATATTAGCGGTCCGAGTTTCAGTATAAGTGCGGCAGGAGGGGCTGTTCTCGGTGCTGGCGGGACCATTACAAGTAGCGGGGCAATCACGGGGACCTTTGGCCTCGGTGCTGGTGCTGAAGTGGGTATTGGTGGTCAAATCGGTCCTAGCATCTTCATACCCTTCTGCAAGAAATGA